The Streptomyces sp. NBC_01298 genome contains the following window.
TGTTTCACTTCACGACCACGTGTTTCGAACGGGGTGCCCGAGGGCGTCATGGAGGCGTACGAGACGGTCCTCGGCCTCACTGTCGGTGGAGGTCGACTGCGTCGTGTGATAGCGCCCGGCCCGCTCGTGGATGAGCGTGGCCAGGGTCTCCGCCTGCCGCTCCTGCGGGCTGGCGAACTTGCTCCGCCCCATGAGGTGCGCCAGGCGGTCGATGTCGAGGCCGAGTTCCTCGTCGATCGATTCGGTCCTGCGCGCCACGCTCCGGATCCGGGCGGCCTCGGTGCGGATGATCGAGGCCACGGGCAGCTCGGGCCGGTCGATTCCGGAGACGGCCGTGTGCGTACGCGTCAGCAGGCGCTGGAAGTGTTCGGAGGCCCGGGCGATCTCCCGCTCCGAGGGCTGTTCGGGGATGTCGAGTTCGGGAGCGACATGGCCGAGCAGCATGTGCGAGATCTCGTGGAGGACGATCTGCACCTTGAGGATCTCGGCCGCGACGGCGTCGTAGAAGACGAGGTCGGCGACGTCCAGTCCGAGCCAGATCCCGCAGGGCAGGGCCGGGTCGGGGGGTCCGTCGAGGGGCAGCAGGATCAGCGGCCGGCCGCGCTGTGCGGCGATGCCCTCGCAGAAGGCCTCCAGATCGAACGGCCGGGGGATGACGAGCCGGTCCGCGACGGCGGCGCACTCCGCGTCGGCACGCTTCCACCAGCGCATGGTCGCCCTCCCCGCCGCTCGTCGCCCGGTCCGCACACCTGATCGGGTTTGAGGGTAACCGGAAGCACAGCAAGGGCTAAGGGGCGGCCGATCGGTGGCCGGAATATGGCTACCGGGGTGGAGCGCGTGGCCGATTCGCGCCTCAGGACTCCCCTTCGCGCGTCAGGATTCCTTGCCGCGACGGCGGCGGGGCTTCACATCCGGAAGCCCTTCGGCCTTCCGGAGCTGCTTGATCAGGCCGGTCACGGAGCGCATGGACCCGGCGGACAGCCCGCTCAGCCGGAAGGCCGCGGCCTTCACCTGCTCGTCCTCCAGGACCTGGGCGAACTCGTCGGCCGCCGCGGCCTTGCCCATCTCCTCGCGCAGCCGGGCGATCCGTTCCTCGATCCGCTGCTCGATCACCTGGGCGTTCTCGCCGTCGGCCAGGTACCCGACGGTGACGCCGAAGAAGTTGGCGATCGCGCGGATCGAGTCGATGCCCGGATTCGGGTTGTTGTTCAGGCGGATGGTCTGGACCGTGCCGTGCGAGACGGAAGGCCCGGACAGCTTCTTGGTGCCCTCGGCGATCTCTTGGTACGTGTACGGGCCCCGGCCGGCCGGGTGGATCGTCTCGATCAAGAAGCCGAGGCGGTCACCCATGGTGTCCCGCCGGCCGGTGGGGGTCTCCTCACCCATCACCGTCACTGCTCCCGTCTGCCCGTCCGCTGCTGGATCGTGTAGTCCAGTACTAAATCATCACCGGCATTATCTACCTGCCTAGATGGCTTTCGCCACACAGTGCAACGAATTCCGTCTACCCAGCTAGCGGACCCGTGGGAATGTGACCCACGCCATATTGCCCGCAGGGCGCCCCGCAGAGCCTTGACAGGGCGTGTGTACGGCGGCGTATCTTCGTCCAGCCGTCTAGCGCACTAGATGGATCGGCACTCAAAAGCTCGACGCACCGTGTCTAGCCGACTGAGTGGCCGAGCCGGTGGGCGAAGGCGGATGAGGAAGGGGCGCGGGCGCCGTCACGGCGTCCGGCTCCGGGTGCGGGGCCGCGTGCGGGGCGCTCGCTCGCGGGCTGAGGTACGGGGGTCCTCAGCCCGGGGCGGGCGAACCGCTCGCCGAGGGGAGCCGACGCCCGTCGGCGGGGCCCGGTGGAATCCAACGGGGGAGCCGCCGCCGGGCCGCGCGGTCCGGCCCCGACCCGGGACGCGATCCAAGGCGCGTCCCGGGTCGCGATGCGGGGCTTGGTCCGGGGTTTGGTCCGGGCCCCTAGTCGGTCAGCATCACGCTGCTGACCCGGCCCCGCATCCGGTCCAGGACCGAACCCGGTGCCAGCCCGCCGCGCAGCAGGACGAACCGGGACGGGGGCAGCCCCGTCATCGCCTTCACCTCGCGGCTCAGGTGCGCCTGGTCGTGGTAGCCGCACACGGCCGCCACCTGCGCGGCCGCCGTTCCCGCCGCCAGCAGCCGCAGCGCGTGCTGCAGTCGGAACACCCGGGCCATGGCCTTGGGGGAGAGGCCCACCTGCTCGCGGAACCGTGCCCGTACGGTACGGGCGCTCCACCCCGTCGCGGCGCTCACCCGGGTCAGGGAGCGGGTGTCGGCCCAGAGCCCGGAGAGGGCTCCGACGACCTCGGGCGCGCAGGAGGGGCCGGCGTCGAGCCGGGCGCAGAAGAGGGCGTCCAGCAGGGCGAACCGCTCCGTCCAGGAGGGGAGCGCCTGGAGCCGTTCGGTGAGGTGGTGGCCCTGCCGTCCGAGCACCTCCACCAGATCCACGTGGGCGTCCTCGAAGTGCCACATGGGGACGCCGAAGAGCCGGTAGCAGCCCTGCGGGGTCATGTTCACCTCCAGCCCGTGCACCACCCCCGCGTGCATTCCGATCGCCGGCACCGTGCGCGGGCCGCTGATCATGGCCCGGGCGGCCGGCCGCAGTTGGGCCGCGGCGAGGTTCTCCGTACGGGAGACCCACAGGCCCTCGGAGAAGCTGAACACCAGCGTCACGCAGCCGGTGGGCAGCTCCAGGCGGCGTCTCGGGGTGGTGAACTGGGTGTGGAAGCCCGTGTAGTTGATGATGAGCGGCCGCAGCGCGGGGGCCGGCTGCCGGCGGCGCGCCGATCGGCTTCCCGGGGTGGTGGCGGGCAGGGTGCGTACGTCGAAGGCGTCGATCGAGCCCATGGCCGTTTGCTCCTCCCGCTGTTGCGCGGCCGGTGATACCGCGCGGTCGGCCGATGATGGCAGGTCGCCGGGCTCGATGTCAGGATGCGTGCATGACAGAGATCATCAAGGGGGGAAACCTTCCGCTGGGCGGTGAGCCGATGCGCGTCGCCGTCGTACGCCGCGACGGCGGGCCCGGCTCGCCGGCGGTCGACGCGGCCGCGCTTCTGGTCGGGGCGGGCGGCAAGGTCAGGGGCCGGGGCGACCTGGTGTTCTACAACCAGCCCGAGCACGCGGCGAGCGCCGTACGGCTGTTGGGCGACGCCCGGGGGGACGGCGGGGTCACCGCCGACTGGCTGGAGATAGACCCCGGCCGCGTCGAGCCGTCGGTGGAACGGATCGTCGTCGCGGCGTCCTGTGACGGCGGGGCCTTCGGGGAGGTCGCTGATCTGTACCTGCGGGCGGTCTCCGAGGCCACCGGGGAGCAGCTCGCGCTGTACGCCGTGGAGGGCGCCACGACGGAGACCGCGATCCTGCTCGGCGAGTTCTACCGCAGGGACGGGGGATGGAAGTTCCGCGCGGTGGGGCAGGGCTACGCGTCCGGACTGCCGGGCCTGGCCGCCGACTTCGGCTTCACGGTGCCCGAGGACCCCGAGGGACCCGAGGACCCCGAGGGACTCGAGGACGGCGAAGACCGCGAGGAGGAGGAGCCCGCCACGGCGCCGTTCCCCGACCGGCTCCCGCTCCCGCCGCCCCTGCCGGAGCCCGCGGCGCCGGCCGTTCCCGCGGCCGTGCCCGCGCCGCCGGCCTTCCGGCTCCCGCCGGCGGAGTCCGCGCCGCAGCTGTCCGACGGCGTGGAGAAGACGACCGGCCCCGCCTCGACCGGCCCCGCCCCGGTCGCCGCCGCCCCGGCCGCCGCCGTGCCGGGCGAGGTGCCGTCGGGGCGGCGCAACGCGCTCCCCGCCGAGTTCGGGAAGGAGTTCCCGGAGGTCCGCTACTCCGGCCGGGGCCGCGAGGTCATCGAGGTCGACACCCGGCTTCCGCGCGGTTTCGTGGTGGTCGACCTGGTGAAGGAGGCCGAGGGGTACGTGCACGTCAACGTCCTGGACCGCGGCTCGGACCACGGCAGGCAGATCATGGTCAGCGTGCTCGACGACCTGCGCGGCCGGACCGTCTTCCGCCACGGGGGCAAAGCCGCGATCCGGCTGGAGGTGGACACCTACCTGTGCGCGTGGACGATCACCCTGCGCCCGGTGACGGTCGTCCACGAGCTCGACGAGCGGATCGAGGGACGCGGACCGGACGTACTGGCCTACTCCCGCTCCATCGACCACATCAAGGTCGGGAACCTCGGCAGGGGGGACGAGCGGGGCTACATGACGGTCCATGCCGTCCGGAACAACGACAACCGCGAGCTGGTCTTCGAGCGCGAGAGCCGCGGCCGCAACACCGTCGAGGTGCCCATGAGCCCGCGCCTCCTGGTGATCGACGCCCCCGGCGCCTGGTCCGTGGAACCCACCGAGCTGAGCGCCATCGGCTTCTGGATCCGCAACCGCTGACCACTGACCGCAGCCCGGGAACCAGGCGAGGCGTCCCCAGCGATGCCCCGCCCCGGACGCGGCGGCCGCCTAGCCTAGGCCGGAGCGAAGAGCACCTTCGCCCGTCCCGGGTCCGCCTCCGTCAGCCGGACCCGGATCCGTTCGCCCAGCGGGAGCTCCGCCGACGTGGACTCCACGCGGCCGATCACCGCGGGCTCCTCCAGGTGGACCGTGCCGACCAGCGGCTCCCGGTCCTTGACATCGATGACCATCGCCTCGAAGGTCTCGCCGACGCGGTCCTTGAGCAGCGCCGCCTCCACCAGGTCCACGGACTCCCGCTCCGCCGAGTTCGCCAGCCGGGTCCCGTCCGCCATCTCCTTCGGCAGGGCATCGAGCGCTTCCAGCGCCCACCCGGGGGGTTCGGTTCCCGCCACGGCGGCCACGCACAGCTCGCCCGTGTACCGGTCGACGAGCCGGCGCAGCGGCGCGGTGCAGTGGGCGTACGGGGCCGCGACCGCGGCGTGCAGGACGGGGTCCGGGGTCTCGCCGCCGGTGAAGACCGTGTACCCGGCGCCGCGCAGCAGGGACGTGCACTCCTGGAGGAAGGCGGCGTGGGCGGGCCGGTGCGGATCGAGCCCGCGCACGAGCTGCGCGTACGGGACGTGGTGCGGCCAGTCGATCCGCAGGGCCTTCGCCGCCCGGCGCAGCCGCCCGACGGCTCCGTCGGGAGCGGTCGGCAGCGTCCGTAGGATGCCCGCCCCGGCGGCGAGCATCAGGTCGGCGGCGGCCATGCCGGTCATCAGGGAGATCTGCGCGTTCCAGCCGTCGGCCGGGAGCGGGGCCCGGTAGGCCAGGCTGTACGAGCCCTCGTGCTCGACGATCTCCTGCTCGGGCACGTTCAGCGAGATCCCCCCGCGCTCCGCCTCCAGGGCCTCGCGCAGCCGCCCGATGTCCTTCAGCAGGGCGAGCGGTTCCTCGGCGGTGCCCGCGTCGATGGCCTTCTGGACGCCGTCGTAGTCGAGTTTGGCCCGGCTGCGCACGAGCGCGCGGCGCACGTCGGTGCTCTCCACCCGTCCCTCGGCGTCCAGGTCGAGGCGCCACAGCAGGGCCGGGCAGGTCTGGTCCGGGAGCAGGCTGGCGGCGCCCTCCGAGAGCACGGCCGGGTGCAGGGGGACCTTCTCGTCGGGGAAGTAGAGGGTGGTGACCCGGCGGTGGGCCTCGGCGTCGAGGGCGCCGCCGGGGGTGACGTAGGCGGCGACGTCGGCGATGGCGTAGTGGACGCGGTAGCCGCCGGAGGCCCGCTTCGCCAGGTGCATGGCCTGGTCCAGATCGCGCGAGGCCGGCGGATCGATCGTGAAGAAGGGGATGTCTGTGGCGTCGGAGTCCGGCAGGCGGGGGCCGCGCACCGCCCGCTCTGCCTCGGCGAGTACGGGCGCCGGGAACTCCTCCGGCACCTCCAGCTTCGTCCTCAGTTCACGCAGCGCGGCCCGCAGAGCAGCCCCGTCTGCGCCGGTCATGATCATGTGACGGCGTGGCATGAGCCGAGCCTATGGCCGGTGGGCCCGGGCGGCACGGCGAGCCGTCTACCCTGGTCGGGGGCCGCACCCCCGTCGCTGTGCCGTGCCCGTCGAAGGAGAACCACCGTGCTCGTGCTGCTGCCGCCGTCCGAAGGAAAGGCCGCCGGCGGCTCCGGCGCACCGCTGAAGCCGGAGACGCTCTCCCTGCCGGGGCTGGCCGCGGCCCGGGCGGCGGTGCTGGAGGAGCTGGTCGAGCTGTGCGTGGGCGACGAGCCGAAGGCCCGCGAGGTGCTCGGCCTGAGCGAGGGCCTGCGCGGTGAGGTCGCCAAGAACGCGGAGCTGCGGACGGCGGTCGCCCGCCCGGCCGGGGAGATCTACACGGGAGTCCTGTACGACGCGCTGGGCCTTTCGACCCTCACGCCGGCGGCGGCGTCCCTGGCCGCGGAATCCCTGCTGGTCTTCTCGGGCCTGTGGGGAGCGGTCGGCGTCGCGGACCGCATCCCCTCCTACCGCTGCTCGATGGGGGTGAAGCTGCCGGGGCTGGGGGCGCTGGGCGCGTTCTGGCGCGAACCGATGGCCTCGGTGATGCCGGAGGCGGCGGGCGACGGCCTGGTCCTGGACCTGCGGTCCTCGGCGTACGCGTCGGCTTGGAAGCCGAAGGGGGAGGTGGCGGGGCGCACGGCCACGGTCCGGGTGCTGCACTCCCAGATGGTGGACGGGGTCGAGAAGCGGTCGGTGGTGAGCCACTTCAACAAGGCCACCAAGGGCCGCCTGGTCCGCGACCTCCTGTCGGCGGGCGCGGTCCCCGCGACCCCGGCGGAGCTGGTGACGTGCCTGCGCGACCTGGGCTTCACGGTGGAAGCGCAAGCGCCGGCCAAGGCGGGCAAGGCCTGGGGGCTCGACGTGGTGGTCACCCAGATCCACTGACCAGGGCTGCGGGTGGGCCGGTGCCGGTGCCGGCGCCGGTGCTGGCGCCGGGGGGCGGGGTCAGTCCGCGCACGCGGTTCGGTCTCGCCCTGCGCCGGCCGGCGCGGGGCGGCCTCGAAGCGTCGGACCGGCGGGATCCCGCCCGGCGGGATCCCGCGGCGAGGCAGGCGGGACTTTGCGGAGACGCCCTAGCGGCCCAGGGGCCAGGCGACCGTGGCGGGGGTGTGGTCCGACGCGCCGGCGTAGGTGGCGCAGGCGTCCGTGAGGGTTTCCAGAAGGGTCAGCGGATCGACGAGCGGGTGCTCCATGCCGCGGAGCCAGGACACCGCGAGGTCACCGGGCAGTGCGGCCGGCGGTACCAGGACGTAGCTGCCCCGGCAGTGCCAGCGCAGCCCGGGGTGCTCGTCCATCGTCTCGGGGTGGCAGTCCAGTTCGCAGGGCCACCACTCGTCCTCGTCCTCGGGCGTGCCCCGGGTCGCGGTGAAGAAGAGCATGCGGGCCTGGTCGCCCGTACCGCCGGACTCGGCGACCGGTCCGACCTCGACGCCGGCGGCCAGCAGGCGTTCCAGCGCGCTGTGCCCGGCTTCGAGGGGGACGTCCAGGACGTCGTGGACCATGCCCGTCGCGGTGATGAAGTTGGCCGCGGGCTGGTTGCGGGCCCAGCGTTCGACCTGTGCGCGGTCCGTCGTGGACTGCGTCTGCCAGGCGAAGGAGATGGGGTGCCGCGCGGGCGTCGGACAGCCGATCCGGTCGCACGAACACCGGTAGCCGGCCGGATGCGCGGCGGGCGAGATCGGCAGACCCGCGGCGGCCACGGCCAGGAGCAGGGCTTCGCGTTCGCGCGCGGGGTCCTCGGCGTCGGGTTTGGGCTTGCGGCGCAGCCACTGGGAAATCCTGCTCTGCTCGCCGCGTTTGACACGGCCCGACTCAGACCCCATCTATCCCCTCACCTACACCGTTGCCCCGGTAGACCCTCACATGTTCCCACCATCCTGGGCGCCGGGTGACCGCACCCCCCGACCAGGGCCCCCACACAACCACATAAATCGGCCATATGTTCTCGGCCATCAAGAGGTCATGACTTATCCCACCCGGCCCTGCCCCCGCCCAGCACCGCGTCCACCAGCGCGTCCGCGTACGCGTGCGTGAGCGGCGCCGTGCGCAGCAGCCAGCGGTAGGTCAGAGGTCCGAGCAGCATTTCGACGGTCAGCCGCAGGTCGGTGTCCGGCGGGAGCTGCCCGGCCTCGCGGGCCGACCGCAACCGCTCCTCGTACAGCGCGAGCTGGGGTTCCAGCAGCTGCTCCGTGAAGCGCGCCCCCAGCTCGGGGTCGGTGGCACCGGCCGCCATCAGGGCGCGCGCGGGGGCCGCGTACCGCTCGTCGGCGAACTCGTCCACCGTCGCCCGCAGTACGTACTTCAGGTCGGCGCCCAGGTCCCCGGTGTCGGGGAAGCCGGTCCACGCCCCGCCGGAGCTCGCGTCACCGGCGAGCGCGACCGAGGCGTCCAGCAGCACCGCGGCCTTCGACGGCCACCAGCGGTAGATCGTCTGCTTGCCGAC
Protein-coding sequences here:
- a CDS encoding XRE family transcriptional regulator; this encodes MGEETPTGRRDTMGDRLGFLIETIHPAGRGPYTYQEIAEGTKKLSGPSVSHGTVQTIRLNNNPNPGIDSIRAIANFFGVTVGYLADGENAQVIEQRIEERIARLREEMGKAAAADEFAQVLEDEQVKAAAFRLSGLSAGSMRSVTGLIKQLRKAEGLPDVKPRRRRGKES
- a CDS encoding helix-turn-helix domain-containing protein, encoding MGSIDAFDVRTLPATTPGSRSARRRQPAPALRPLIINYTGFHTQFTTPRRRLELPTGCVTLVFSFSEGLWVSRTENLAAAQLRPAARAMISGPRTVPAIGMHAGVVHGLEVNMTPQGCYRLFGVPMWHFEDAHVDLVEVLGRQGHHLTERLQALPSWTERFALLDALFCARLDAGPSCAPEVVGALSGLWADTRSLTRVSAATGWSARTVRARFREQVGLSPKAMARVFRLQHALRLLAAGTAAAQVAAVCGYHDQAHLSREVKAMTGLPPSRFVLLRGGLAPGSVLDRMRGRVSSVMLTD
- a CDS encoding TerD family protein, with the translated sequence MTEIIKGGNLPLGGEPMRVAVVRRDGGPGSPAVDAAALLVGAGGKVRGRGDLVFYNQPEHAASAVRLLGDARGDGGVTADWLEIDPGRVEPSVERIVVAASCDGGAFGEVADLYLRAVSEATGEQLALYAVEGATTETAILLGEFYRRDGGWKFRAVGQGYASGLPGLAADFGFTVPEDPEGPEDPEGLEDGEDREEEEPATAPFPDRLPLPPPLPEPAAPAVPAAVPAPPAFRLPPAESAPQLSDGVEKTTGPASTGPAPVAAAPAAAVPGEVPSGRRNALPAEFGKEFPEVRYSGRGREVIEVDTRLPRGFVVVDLVKEAEGYVHVNVLDRGSDHGRQIMVSVLDDLRGRTVFRHGGKAAIRLEVDTYLCAWTITLRPVTVVHELDERIEGRGPDVLAYSRSIDHIKVGNLGRGDERGYMTVHAVRNNDNRELVFERESRGRNTVEVPMSPRLLVIDAPGAWSVEPTELSAIGFWIRNR
- a CDS encoding RNB domain-containing ribonuclease, translated to MPRRHMIMTGADGAALRAALRELRTKLEVPEEFPAPVLAEAERAVRGPRLPDSDATDIPFFTIDPPASRDLDQAMHLAKRASGGYRVHYAIADVAAYVTPGGALDAEAHRRVTTLYFPDEKVPLHPAVLSEGAASLLPDQTCPALLWRLDLDAEGRVESTDVRRALVRSRAKLDYDGVQKAIDAGTAEEPLALLKDIGRLREALEAERGGISLNVPEQEIVEHEGSYSLAYRAPLPADGWNAQISLMTGMAAADLMLAAGAGILRTLPTAPDGAVGRLRRAAKALRIDWPHHVPYAQLVRGLDPHRPAHAAFLQECTSLLRGAGYTVFTGGETPDPVLHAAVAAPYAHCTAPLRRLVDRYTGELCVAAVAGTEPPGWALEALDALPKEMADGTRLANSAERESVDLVEAALLKDRVGETFEAMVIDVKDREPLVGTVHLEEPAVIGRVESTSAELPLGERIRVRLTEADPGRAKVLFAPA
- the yaaA gene encoding peroxide stress protein YaaA; this translates as MLVLLPPSEGKAAGGSGAPLKPETLSLPGLAAARAAVLEELVELCVGDEPKAREVLGLSEGLRGEVAKNAELRTAVARPAGEIYTGVLYDALGLSTLTPAAASLAAESLLVFSGLWGAVGVADRIPSYRCSMGVKLPGLGALGAFWREPMASVMPEAAGDGLVLDLRSSAYASAWKPKGEVAGRTATVRVLHSQMVDGVEKRSVVSHFNKATKGRLVRDLLSAGAVPATPAELVTCLRDLGFTVEAQAPAKAGKAWGLDVVVTQIH
- a CDS encoding bifunctional DNA primase/polymerase, which encodes MGSESGRVKRGEQSRISQWLRRKPKPDAEDPAREREALLLAVAAAGLPISPAAHPAGYRCSCDRIGCPTPARHPISFAWQTQSTTDRAQVERWARNQPAANFITATGMVHDVLDVPLEAGHSALERLLAAGVEVGPVAESGGTGDQARMLFFTATRGTPEDEDEWWPCELDCHPETMDEHPGLRWHCRGSYVLVPPAALPGDLAVSWLRGMEHPLVDPLTLLETLTDACATYAGASDHTPATVAWPLGR
- a CDS encoding TetR/AcrR family transcriptional regulator, which gives rise to MSSSPLPAAGSDPGPGPAAPRSPDATRRSDRSRRAILDAALELVGEVGYNKLTIEAIAARAGVGKQTIYRWWPSKAAVLLDASVALAGDASSGGAWTGFPDTGDLGADLKYVLRATVDEFADERYAAPARALMAAGATDPELGARFTEQLLEPQLALYEERLRSAREAGQLPPDTDLRLTVEMLLGPLTYRWLLRTAPLTHAYADALVDAVLGGGRAGWDKS